The Lolium rigidum isolate FL_2022 chromosome 2, APGP_CSIRO_Lrig_0.1, whole genome shotgun sequence genomic interval CAGGAGGAGATTTCAGCCGAGATCGATCGATTGAAAAAAAAAGGAGGAGGCCGTAGCAGCATATGCAATGGTAGGGCCCGGTCATATGATTTGCGAGCAGGCAAGTGAGTGAGGCCTCCGCGAACAACCATCGGTTGTGCGGTCACTTTACTCCTCCCCCTTTTTTCCTTTGCGCGTGGGAGATTAATTCCATCTTTTTTGTAAGGAGTACTTCATCGCTTAATTTCTTGTTTTCTGGTGGGATTAAATCGCATGTGCATGCGCGGTGCGGGATTAGTTTAGCGCCCACCTGCGTGCATGAGATGAATAATACCAGTGGAGGTGGATCGGTGGCACTGCTTGATCCGATCGCTGGATCATGTGCTAGCTGCGGGTGACAGTTTGTCAGGGGAGTATTCTATTAGCAGGGGCCATTAACTTAGCCACATGTAAATTTGACTACTGTACAAGTAGTGCTAGGTAGATAGTGGCGAATACAGGCGTTGTTATCACGTAAGAAGTGAAATCAAGTAAGTTGGGTGGATGAGTTGAGAcggaccgtacatccatggatgggtTAGGCAACTGGCATGCGATGGGAGTTTGGCGAGGAAGCGCAGGTAGGCAGGAAGAGGAAAACGGTGAGCCAGGTTTGATACGAGTTTGGAATCCATCCATCTTCCATCCGGCAAGCTCGCGCGGGTCAACGCGTCGTCGTCTCGTAGCCGAGAAAACTGGCCGCCGTCCCTCTCAGGAGTCCCAATCCCCGGAGCCAATTCCGCAGCGAGGCGAGCCAGCCGGCCGGCGGAGCGGCGACCAAACCGAGACCGCCATGATGGACGCCGAGCACGTAACGGAGATAGACACGAGCCTGCCTCGTGCGTGCGAATACGTACGTATGTGTAAGCGTAGAGCAGGACGGCCGGGTGCGTACAGTATACTGGTCAGCCTTGCAACGCTAACAGGCAGACGCGTGCCAGTTGTTGCCGCGGTCAATGCGCGGCCACGGTCTGCGTGCCGTGTGCCCATTCcatggcgggcgggcgggcgggcaggATGGATGCTTCCGTGCTGCCGCCGGTAACCGCGACGCCTCTGGCCGGATGCTCGCCGCGGCCGCGTGTGGCTGTCAGGTAAACCGCGCGTGGAAACGAGGAAAAGTCTTTGACAGGGAGATCCACTTCCAAGTTCCGATTCCACGGTGCCGCTGGTGGTGGAGCACCGCAGAACAGTGGCGTCTATCGTCCCATGTTGCGCGACGCCATGTGTACGTACAGGAGAAGGATACAAGTATCTGAGGTTTCACTTCTATTCTCTGCAGTTTTCGTCTAGGCCGGgttttaattttatttagaaaaagaaaaagatcaagagagagagagaaagagtgaGAGGAAACTTCAACGTCACGACAGGAAAGGGAGGAGGAGGACAGCTAGCAGCGAGGCAACATGCCTCACCTACCGTGCACTGCGCCCCCCGCCACCGATTTCCCTGTACCACTTACTACTACCCATCGTACTCGCTTGCTTGGTCCAGGTAATTACCGCTCCAAACCGCGGTcgtagattttattttttttctttcattaACGCAGCATCGATATAGCCTGGTAAGACTATCCACAATAAAAATATTATAGGTAGTATCATGTATTTTATTTATATACAAAGCTGATGTGGCATTGCAATTAAAGATGAGATAGAtcatagtagtatcataggtacaTAGTATTAGAAATTtaatatcaaataaatcttgtacatatatttgcattcagATTCTGCAAATATATTATTAAAAGGGAACTATGATACTAgtgcatgataccatgcattgtgaagatagtaacATATAGTTGTGCCATACACATGAtaattctatatgatactatgcattgcgaCTAATCTAATTAAGAAGGTACTCCTCCGAATCATACAAATGTCGTGGTTTCAATTAAAATACTAAATAATGAGAAGCATATATTTCAACTAAAATCACAACAGTTGTCATGGATCATGGATCAGAGGAAGCAAACCCCAAAAAAACAGGATTACAAAGTAACCCTTCACTTGACCTAAAGCCAACGCCATCGGCATCACCGTGGGTGAGACCACCACCCTGGGATGTATAGGATCGTAATCACCGCCGtgactccatcggagggcctcctaCCTTGGAGGTTCAACAAAGGATGCGTCCAGTGGCAGACCGAGGACTTGTGAAAGACCAGGGCTAATTATTTAATACCTAGAAACTATGAAAATAATATTACCTTCTAATTCCCTTCCAATAACATATAATACCATCCAAAAATGATAAATATGCATAAATGTTGTTATCATGCCAAAGAACTTCAATGTTTAACCAAattagaaaaacaaaataaaaaatgcgGTGACATAATCAAGAAAAACATTTTTAGCACCTAATAGTGAAGCTTTGCCAATTTGCTCGTCGGTCATATTAGCAGAAGCATAACCTAAAAACACAATCactaaaaattagaaaaaatattACTGAAAAAATGAAAGACAAGTTATATTGGTAAGGAAATATCTTACCACTAGTTGGGTGTTACTGCCTCCATGTCCACCAATTGACCTACTTCCATCTCTGTTGATTTTTCATTGTGGGGCCGCATGAGATTTGTTCCAATCATCAAAATAAGATGACATCGATTTCGACACTAGGTGCTATTTAGTCGAGACACAGAGCCTCGAAGCGGCAACTGAAACGAACAAAACCAAATTATAGGCATAAAGCCAATTCCTATCACTATaccaaaccctaaaatactagtACTATTGTACATGGAGGGACCCTCGCCCTGCTCGCGTAGGCTGCCGCGTGCCAAAGACGAGAGGGTAGCGGCCAACCGGCCTTGGATCTTGACAAACCGAGAGGAGCATGTGGGGGAGCGAGAGCGGTGGGGGAGAAGAGTCCAAAATCATGATGTGTATGCAATCCAAGATCGTAAACCGGTAGAGGAACATTACTACAagtcttttgtttttgtttatttaTTAGACATACAAACGGCCCTGAAGGGCGTCGATGCTAGTCATTAATATCATCTATGTGATGCAAATTACAAAGATGTACACTAGTGTACGCCAAAAGCAGAGTGGACCTCGACAAATGCAGAAAGGACCCTAGACCAAAGATTTGAAAACATAATTAGGCCCCTCCGCAACCGCCACCGAATAGAGCGAATAGAGGACTCGAATGACGGTCTTCGACGTCAATAACGGGGATGAAACGATTGGCATTTGCGAGAAGAGAGGCATCACCGTATCGGGGAGCTGGAGTTTCCACGTTTCGACACGTTGAGTCGACGGTCAAACCTTAGATATTGAGAAACCGGGAGGAGCATGTGGAGGAGCGATAGCAGCGGGGAAGAAGAGTCCAAAAGCATGATGTGTGTGCAGTCGTAGATCGTAAACCGGTGGAGGAACATTAATACAAGTCTttgttttttttcccttttttagaCATACGAACGGCCCTAAAGGGCCTAGATGCTACTCATTAATATCATGTGTGTGATACAAATTACAAAAAAGGTCCACTGGAGTACACCAAACGCAGAGTGGACCTCAACAAATGCACAAAGAACCCTAGAACAAAGATTTGAAAATGTAATCATGCCCTTCCGTAACGGCCACCGAACAGAGGACTCAAATGACGGTCTTCGACATCGATAGCGAGGACGAAACGACTTGGCATGTTGGGAAGACATGCATCACCATTAATCCTACAGGTGGCCTCCGATGGGGGTTAAAAACCAGACACCAACACGTCGGGAGCTGGAGTTGCCACCGTGCGACGCGTTGAGTCAACGAACAAACCTAGGCCACCGACATTGTTCTCCGGGAATTCGCATCACCGCGAACAGACCGAAGCAGCCCGATGGATCTAAGTCACCGGCAGACCGAGCCTTATTTCCTCTCGGCAGAACCCTGAACCCTGGAAATACATCGGCATCCAGCCTCACCTCCTAGCCGTCTCCAACCGACCGCGTCGGCGGGGAAGGCATCGGAGTGACCCGGTTCACCATGTGACAATTCTCGAAACCCTATAGCTGAACCGGAGACGGAAGGGATAAGAATGAGTCAACATTACTAGAGGTCTAGAACTTTCCACGGAGTATATTTCCTGTCTTGGCAGTAAAATACCAGCTGCAGGCTAGGTCACCGGCCGGACTTAGCTGTTCGCACCTTGCAAGGTAGCCCGAGTTGGATCCGGTCCAGCTCGATGCACGTACCCTACCACTccgtctccttcttctccttcctcgcgtGTGGGGTGCGCCGATAAGTCAGCCGTGTGGTGTGTATGTAAATCGTGAGGCCGTAGTGCTTCTCCACTCCTAATCAACCTGCCTGCACGCCTCTCTGCCCTCCAAAACCCTACAAAGCCCCCACACGACTATAACACTTTTCTCAATCCGGTGCCTGTGAAACCTCTCTCGGTTTATTACCTTCCCAGCCATCACGTTCTCCACCAATATTTAATCCCCTCTCTCCAGCCTGCCCGTATAATAATACCCAATCTTGTTCCTCTCTCTCTGTGCCTGTGCCTTCagccatcatcttcttcctccttgagctgAGAGTAGAAGAAGGAGCGGGGGTTCGAATTGAATTGAATTCCACCGACCGGCCCACGCAGCGCCTCTTTCCATTTACCTCCACCTATATAGCGCCCCGTATTTCCACCCCGCCCTCGCTCTCTCTCATAAGAGTACAGTGCGGTGCTTGCTCTCCATATAATTAGGCCGGTGCAACACCAGGCGCGCAGCAGCTTTCTCTTCCTCACATACTCGGACAACACAGCCAGCCAGCCATGCAGCAAGAGTGCTAGATAGCTAGCTAGTTAGATAgctttctctttctcttcttgATCGGCAACGGCAGCAGATAGGAGGAGTTTCTTGTCAGTTTTCGCACCAGGCAAGCCAGGAAGAACGGGAGAGAAGTGAAGCCGGTGATCAGTTTTGGAGGAAGAGAGGAATTCGTTCACAGGTGAGTCAATCACAGGCGGTGCATAAATTCCCGTTTCTCTGTGCACATAGCCAGTTTCTTCTCACCGGGAAAAAGGGGGCAAATGATCAAAATTCAAGTTCAGAAGCCCCTCTGCAGTCTTTGGTTTCTTCACCGCCGGTTTTGAATTTACAATTGTCATTTTCGGCAACTCCCTGACAGTGCTGCGCCATGGCCGTCCGCCGtcacggcggcagcggcagcttcGTCGccatacccaatcaatcttgcacaCCGTTTGCATGATTGACCAGTTCTTTCACCATCCCGTCAAAAAATGACAAATGAGCGGGGAAAATTGCACCAATTTTGGGAAATTTTGGTTTTCAAAACTTGAAGGTTTCCAGTCAATAATTTCTCCCTGAGCCGTGGGTTCCTTCGAGGAAATGGGGAAATTTCCGCCGACGACGTCACGGCGGCTACCGTAACAACAACTAGATGTGGATGGGATGCTCTGGCACGGTATTCCTGCCAGCCCAGCTTTTCCCTCCAAGTCCATGTTTTTTCCAGTTTTCCTACTTTTGTCCTTCTACCAGTCTGGATTCTTCTCACCCAGGGAACAGACGTGAAGGTCTCACATGTGCATGATTTAAAAATCTTGGTGTGAACAATTTTACCCGGTCGGCAGTAATGAAAAGATTCCTTCCATCGCGGACGCCGAGATTCCCTTTGTGTGATCCGTACGTACTGTGCGCGGTAAACGCGCTGCTGCGATAGATGGATCGAAGCATCCCATTTTCCTCGGTTTTTCCACCCGTTGGAGTCTGGGGAGGCGATAGTAATTAGCCGCTTTACCCAGGGGCGAGGCggcttcctcccgtgcgtttgaCGCGTCCCACATGGCGCGCCGGTGACGCGTCCGGGCCAATGGCGCGCCGCCGCGTCAGCAAGCCACGCCTTTCTTTTTGACGGGTTCCTTGTGCTCACCGGTTTGACTTTTACCTTGGTGGTGAATCAACCCGGACCGaacaacaacaactaggagtagctttttttttctttgggatgGAGTGGTGCGCCATCTGGATGGTAGCCTTGCTTCGGAATAAAGAAATCGGTGGAGAAAAAAACCCGCACGTCACATGCGCGTGTCACATGGGGCGTGGGTGGGCCCGGACCACGCCATCATCATGCACCGCATACATGTGGGGCCCTAGCCGGCCCGCGCCTGGGTAGGGTGCCGTCACTTTGAAAAAGGAAGTTCGTCGTCGTAGTATATCTCGGCGCCGTTTCCTTCCTTTATTTACAGCTCCACAAAGATATCGCGTTTCGTTTCTATCCAGATTAGGAGTAGCCAGAGTCCGAAACAAATCGGATCCTTTTATTTTTTGGGAGGGGACGGAGGCAATCAATCAATTAGTAGCATAATAGGTGGGTGTATCCGCGTTGCCTTAATTTGGTTCCTTATACTAGGATTACGATTAATGCTATGCATATCCAGAAATTACGATCTCCCATTCATTCATATGCCATCCATCCCGGCCGTGTATTTATATAGTTCCCTGACCGATTGTGTTTCTGTCAGACTCAGAGTCATCAGAAGAGAGATTGCGGAGGCGATGGCGAGCGGGCGGTTCATGGAGGAGATGATGAGGGAGCACGAGCAGAGCCTGCTGGAGTCGGCCTGCGGCGGGCTCTTCGACCACATCGACGACCTGCTCGACTTCCCCAAGGACGACTGCGCCGCCGACGTGCTCCTCCTCGACGCGCCCGCCCCCGGCAGCCCGCTCGCGGCGCGCGTCCTCGACGCCTGCGGCCTGCCGCCCGTCAAGCCCGAGCAGCCGGCCTTCCtcgccctgccgccgccgccgccgacgcagtCCGCGGCCGGGGTGGAGGAGTCCGCGTTCATGGCCGCCCTCGGCGACGGCCACATTGGCTCGGTGAGTTTGTCAGACGattttttactgctgtttttgtgcAGTTGGTTCAGTTCGTCGGCGTGCCTGCGTACGGTTGGGTGGTTGCGACGGACTCCGCGCGCCCGCGCGTACGGCCGAGTTTAAGGAAACCTAACCTAACCGACGAATTTGCTCGTCTTTTTTTCCAATCTCCCATCGCCTACCTGCCTCTGCCTGCCTGTGCGCCGTGCGCGTGACCACCGCCCCTGTCGgcagtttcaaaaaaaatctccCCCTTGTTTCCTCTCCAGAGAGTTCGAATTCCAAGTTCAAAACAGCTGGGCGCCAATCACGCGTCCAAATAATCACCGGTACTATCACCACGGAGCCAGGACAACTTCACTTCACCCACCTGCGTTGTCCGGGTGCGAGCGGGAAGGGGGAATAATGAAATCAAATCAAATCGAGCCAAACCGACCGGCACCGCCACCGGCGTGAATGGCTCTGGTGGTTGGGTCATGGGCAGGGCGGAGGAGGTGTCGGTGGTACGGCGAACGTGATCGGAGTTACGCAGCACCggttgcttttcttttctttttaccgGGCCGGACTCCGTGGGGTGCGGGCCCGGCCATGTTACGTACCGGGGGCCCATCGCTTTCGGTGGGTAGCTAGCCCAACAACAACTGAGCAACTACTCCAGTGCACCACCAGCCCAGTCCTACCTGTACTACCTTTTCCCGTAGCTATTCTCTCACCTTTAAGCAACACAAATTAAACCCACTCGTCATGGGCCCCGGCCCGACGGGACGTAGATGGAGTGTCATTGCCTTTACTGATTGAACAGTGCTATTGTAGTATACTAGTCTATTCCGATGCTAGTGTCAGTGATGTGTGGATAGATTCAGTAGGGAAAAGCTGCGGCGAACTGTGATTTTCCTGACAATGGTGTTTGGTTTTGAATGGGTGCAGTGTGTCGTGCTGGACATGGACATGGATTTGGCGCAGCTGGAGTGGCTGTCGGGGCTGCTGGACGACGCGTCCATCCCGACCGAGCCGGCCTTCGCGGCCTGCGCGCAGCCCATCATCAGGGCCTCCGCCCTCAGCGCCAACGCCGGCGTCGTGCTGCCGCCGGACCACACGGAGGAGGACGCGCTCTTCCGCAGCTCCAGCCCCACCTCCGTGCTCGAGGACAGCGCCGGCGGCTTCAACGCCAACAAGAAcgccaacggcggcggcggcggctcctcggcctcctcctcgtcctcctccgcgtCGTCCTCCTCGGAGTCCTTCTCCGGGGCCGCGCGCCCCTGGTCGGTGCCCGTCTCGCCGCGCCCGGAGCCGCCCGTGTTCGTCGTCCCGGCGCGCGCGCGCAGCAAGCGCTCCCGCGCGTCCGCGTTCCCCACggccatccgcgccgccgcgccgccgcccgaggcCACCATCCTCGTGCCCACGCCCATGTACTGGCCCACCACCTCGTCCTACTCCGAGCCAGAGAGCATCGCCGAGTCCAACAcctcgcagaagaagaagaagaaggcaaagaGGCCGGCGCCTCCGGTCACCTCCGACGCCGAGGGCGACGGCGATGCCGACTACGAGGAAGGCAGCGGCGGTGGCGCCGCGCTCCCGCCGGGCGCCGTGCGGAGGTGCACGCATTGCCAGATCGAGAAGACCCCGCAGTGGCGCGCGGGGCCGCTGGGGCCCAAGACGCTCTGCAACGCCTGCGGCGTCCGCTACAAGTCCGGCCGCCTCTTCCCGGAGTACCGCCCCGCGGCCAGCCCCACCTTCGTGCCCGCCGTGCATTCCAACTCCCACAAGAAGGTGGTGGAGATGCGCCAGAAGGTTGAGCCCAAGGGCGACGATCTGCTCCAGTTCATCCGCCGCCGGGATTGAGAGCTCCCTGCCGGCCGGCGACGGTCGGTCTCGTCTCCCTTAGCTAcaatatattatatgtatacatGCTagtatgtatgcatgcatgcttgCTTCCAGCTAGTCAGTcagtcatcgtcatcgtcctcaTCGCCATGAACATGGACAGTGCTCGCCTGCTCGGCATTGTTTTCATGAATGCATCCACCCACCTTCATCGCCATGCATTGGTTTTCCCTCAGCATCCATCCATCCACCGCCGGTCATCCTGGCTGGCGTTAGTTCAAATAGGgcttttcttttgggttttatttcaccttttcttcttctttgtctaTTACTTAATTGGTTCCCCCTATGAAGATTTTTTTTCCGTTTGTATAGAGGAGGGTGAGGAGGGCAGGAGAAATAGATGAATCAATCACAGAGTGGTTGTTGCATTGCAGTTGCTTGCAAGTTAGGTAGGTGAGAAGGAGAGCTGAGCTAGTTGCAGCAGAGGGAGACAGATTTTAGGAAGGAAACTTTGCAGCTAGGCAGTCAATTAGGAAAGAGGCTGTGCTCCAAGGGAGAGTGAGAGGTCAAGGAAATTTGTTGATTTGCTAAGTTAGAAAGTTTGTGTCAAGTAGTAGCCATCAGGAGGTTGAAGCAGGGGGATCACCAATCATAGTCAGTTTATATTGGAGCTTGGTGTACTGAACTCTGAATATTCTTTTTGCAGTTCGTCTGTGTCTAGGGATTTATAAGTGCTGTTTGGTTTTTATACTAGTAGTGTCACCTTTGTATTAGACATTAATTACTTTTTCTTTTCTGCTGCTCATGCCTTGTTGCCTCAACACAAGATGTGATCATCCAATCAGAGGAAATATAATCCTTTAGCTCTTGCTCAGCTGTTTGCCTTCAATTATGCACACTAACTCTGACAGTGACTGCTGTAAATGCTAATGTGCTGGATCAGTCCAATAAAACAACATAACACACATAATGCAAACATATGCTCACAATGAGGGCGATGTAGAATGGAAGAGAGACAGTGCACATGGTCAAATTCAACGTCCTGGTCCTGGTGCACTCATATGTGGCCTGTCAATCCATATAATAAATTGATGATTGATGGCAATGAACATTCCCCTGCTCCACCATGCTGAATTGGATACCTTGACCATGTGCTCTGCTAGTCCTCCAACTCATAGAGAGAGTGGGTCACATCGTGTTGCCACCACTCAAGACATGGGCTTACTGGATTTAAGCACTAATAATTGTAGCAAAATGCTACTGGGTCTTGCAAATTACCACTTCCTCATCTGCAGCTCTTGTGCATTATCAGTT includes:
- the LOC124693460 gene encoding serine/arginine repetitive matrix protein 2-like, which gives rise to MLCISRNYDLPFIHMPSIPAVYLYSSLTDCVSVRLRVIRREIAEAMASGRFMEEMMREHEQSLLESACGGLFDHIDDLLDFPKDDCAADVLLLDAPAPGSPLAARVLDACGLPPVKPEQPAFLALPPPPPTQSAAGVEESAFMAALGDGHIGSCVVLDMDMDLAQLEWLSGLLDDASIPTEPAFAACAQPIIRASALSANAGVVLPPDHTEEDALFRSSSPTSVLEDSAGGFNANKNANGGGGGSSASSSSSSASSSSESFSGAARPWSVPVSPRPEPPVFVVPARARSKRSRASAFPTAIRAAAPPPEATILVPTPMYWPTTSSYSEPESIAESNTSQKKKKKAKRPAPPVTSDAEGDGDADYEEGSGGGAALPPGAVRRCTHCQIEKTPQWRAGPLGPKTLCNACGVRYKSGRLFPEYRPAASPTFVPAVHSNSHKKVVEMRQKVEPKGDDLLQFIRRRD